From the genome of Verrucomicrobiaceae bacterium, one region includes:
- a CDS encoding putative Ig domain-containing protein, protein MGGIKSGFGTLTATTDWNGEYEFTEIPSGVYYIKVNPVSNKLFTSQFDMGSVVYNINVDYPIVTCVSNRNDDGVDDDNNGFQTSSGFNDTSIVTAGGVGSPIFSYPFTLSSGAEPGNTNQGNQECTIDVGLLPCPIISVSQTTLPSATNGVAYNYTLTASGGQDPYTFSVVSGTLPPGITMSTTGVFTGTSTTNGNSVFTIRVTDALGCNNETTIRLAVCPPFSITTASSLPTGTEQAVYPTTTLAATGGTPPYGNWRVYTGALPSGLTISPAGVITGTPTTSGTYTFQVAVDDSGVTGSAVTVANPSFETQNWNGIPFAPQTSVTGWTYGNPTLAGTGSAAQIYGIHNNIVQYGNTTIGSQFVASPFVPSWMHQSVSGFTTGAGYKVRFKYALRDAFPDPPPPDPPPPFTGDPVSIAIYRGSNNNHVFNSIRYTTPPPVAQNFDTWTQLEFSFIPPEGSLKFAFDMEGGAIDDVQIIPDPVPSCTAIKTFTITINSNSDWGDLPDFGGALVLVQGTIKHSPQTPGLVTTSMPTYALVHPWMQKAMVSQTRQLQEMGQMKMALSPCLFLPAASHSASLFLFTTTWALRRIYSAI, encoded by the coding sequence TTGGGGGGGATTAAAAGTGGCTTTGGAACCTTAACTGCTACTACGGATTGGAATGGGGAATATGAGTTCACTGAAATCCCTTCCGGGGTTTACTACATCAAAGTAAATCCTGTCTCCAATAAGCTCTTCACGAGTCAGTTTGATATGGGTTCTGTGGTGTATAACATCAATGTCGATTATCCGATCGTGACCTGTGTGTCCAATCGTAACGATGATGGGGTGGATGATGATAACAACGGATTCCAAACCTCCTCGGGATTCAATGACACAAGTATCGTGACAGCTGGAGGTGTTGGTTCGCCGATTTTCTCTTATCCTTTCACATTATCATCTGGTGCAGAACCTGGTAACACAAACCAAGGCAATCAGGAATGCACAATTGATGTCGGTCTGCTCCCCTGTCCCATCATTTCAGTCTCTCAAACCACCTTGCCTTCTGCTACGAATGGCGTCGCTTACAACTATACGCTGACGGCTTCTGGAGGGCAGGATCCTTACACATTCTCAGTCGTATCTGGGACTCTGCCACCAGGCATCACGATGAGCACAACAGGTGTCTTTACGGGCACCAGCACCACCAATGGAAATTCCGTCTTCACAATCCGAGTTACGGATGCTCTTGGCTGTAACAACGAAACCACAATCCGACTGGCCGTCTGTCCACCCTTTAGCATTACCACAGCCAGCTCGCTGCCTACTGGAACGGAGCAGGCTGTCTATCCCACCACGACCCTTGCTGCCACTGGGGGAACACCACCTTATGGGAACTGGCGTGTTTATACCGGTGCACTCCCTTCAGGTCTGACTATATCCCCTGCGGGCGTCATTACTGGTACCCCTACTACTTCTGGCACATATACTTTCCAGGTAGCCGTGGACGATTCCGGTGTCACAGGATCCGCAGTCACCGTGGCTAATCCTTCCTTTGAAACGCAAAATTGGAACGGCATCCCCTTTGCACCTCAAACATCGGTGACAGGATGGACCTATGGCAATCCTACGCTGGCTGGTACCGGAAGTGCCGCGCAGATTTACGGTATTCATAACAACATCGTTCAGTACGGCAATACGACTATTGGTAGCCAGTTTGTCGCTTCACCTTTCGTGCCGAGCTGGATGCATCAGAGCGTGAGCGGTTTTACTACAGGGGCCGGCTATAAGGTGCGGTTCAAATATGCCTTGCGGGACGCCTTTCCCGATCCGCCGCCACCCGATCCGCCGCCGCCATTTACGGGCGATCCGGTCAGCATCGCTATCTATCGTGGCAGTAACAATAACCATGTTTTTAACTCCATCCGATACACTACACCACCACCGGTAGCGCAAAACTTCGATACCTGGACTCAGCTGGAGTTCAGTTTCATACCGCCAGAAGGTTCACTGAAGTTCGCCTTTGATATGGAAGGGGGTGCGATTGACGATGTTCAGATCATACCTGATCCGGTTCCCTCTTGTACAGCAATTAAAACCTTCACAATCACGATTAACTCCAACAGTGACTGGGGTGATCTTCCTGATTTCGGGGGGGCTCTGGTACTAGTCCAGGGAACTATCAAACACTCGCCTCAGACTCCGGGCCTCGTCACTACATCAATGCCAACCTACGCCTTGGTTCATCCGTGGATGCAGAAAGCGATGGTCAGCCAAACTCGACAGCTACAGGAGATGGGGCAGATGAAAATGGCATTATCTCCATGCCTGTTTTTGCCCGCGGCCAGCCATTCAGCATCACTGTTTCTGTTTACAACAACCTGGGCGTTGCGGCGAATCTATTCAGCTATTTAG
- a CDS encoding putative Ig domain-containing protein — translation MTVTLPSTSATVGTVYSQSVTQSGSAATPITYTLNSGSLPTWATLTAAGVLSGTPNNTTAATFTIRATDANGCFGISPSYTITPACPTITVTAGSAFQPVFGTASTQTTGASASGISGTFTWSLTGTIPTGLTINSSTGQLSTTAATPAGLHNSFNIVATSASYPTCSGSLPGSLRVCPVMTVTLPSTSATVGTVYSQSVTQSGSAATPITYTLNSGALPTWATLTAAGVLSGTPNTTTAATFTIRATDANGCFGISPSYTITPACPTITVTAGSAFQPVFGTASTQTTGASASGISGTFTWSLTGTIPTGLTINGSGQLSTTAATPAGLHSSFNIVATSASYPTCSGSLPGSLRVCPVMTVTLPNTSATVGTVYSQSVTQSGSAATPITYTLNSGSLPTWATLTAAGVLSGTPNNTTAATFTIRATDANGCFGISPSYTITPACPTITVTAGSAFQPVFGTASTQTTGASASGISGTFTWSLTGMIPTGLTINGSVNSPPLPRHPQACTAASTSWRRVRAIQLARAHCLDRCAFAQ, via the coding sequence ATGACCGTCACACTGCCGAGCACCAGCGCCACGGTGGGCACGGTTTACAGCCAAAGCGTCACCCAGAGCGGAAGCGCGGCCACGCCGATCACCTACACGCTGAACAGCGGTTCGTTGCCAACCTGGGCGACACTGACCGCCGCAGGAGTGCTCAGTGGCACGCCAAACAACACCACCGCCGCCACATTCACCATCCGCGCTACCGATGCGAACGGCTGCTTCGGCATCTCACCGAGCTACACGATTACGCCAGCTTGCCCAACGATCACTGTCACTGCCGGATCAGCGTTCCAGCCCGTATTTGGCACCGCCAGCACACAAACCACAGGTGCGAGTGCCTCGGGCATCAGCGGCACCTTTACTTGGTCGCTTACCGGCACCATTCCGACAGGACTCACCATCAATAGCAGCACTGGACAACTCTCCACCACCGCCGCGACACCCGCAGGCCTGCACAATAGCTTCAACATCGTGGCGACGAGTGCGAGCTATCCAACTTGCTCGGGCTCACTGCCTGGATCGCTGCGCGTTTGCCCAGTGATGACCGTCACACTGCCGAGCACCAGCGCCACGGTGGGCACGGTTTACAGCCAAAGCGTCACCCAGAGCGGAAGCGCCGCCACACCGATCACTTACACGCTGAACAGCGGCGCATTGCCAACCTGGGCCACACTGACAGCGGCAGGAGTGCTCAGTGGCACACCCAACACCACCACCGCAGCCACGTTCACCATCCGCGCCACCGATGCCAATGGCTGCTTCGGCATCTCGCCGAGCTACACGATTACGCCAGCTTGCCCAACGATCACGGTCACGGCTGGATCGGCGTTCCAGCCCGTATTTGGCACCGCTAGCACGCAAACCACAGGTGCGAGTGCCTCGGGTATCAGTGGCACCTTCACTTGGTCACTCACTGGTACGATCCCGACGGGACTCACCATCAATGGTTCCGGTCAACTCTCCACCACTGCCGCGACACCCGCAGGCCTGCACAGCAGCTTCAACATCGTGGCGACGAGTGCGAGCTATCCAACTTGCTCGGGCTCACTGCCTGGATCGCTGCGCGTTTGCCCAGTGATGACCGTCACACTGCCGAACACCAGCGCCACGGTGGGCACGGTTTACAGCCAAAGCGTCACCCAGAGCGGAAGCGCCGCCACGCCGATCACTTACACGCTGAACAGCGGTTCATTACCAACATGGGCCACATTGACCGCCGCAGGAGTGCTCAGTGGCACGCCAAACAACACCACCGCAGCCACGTTCACCATCCGCGCCACCGATGCCAATGGCTGTTTCGGCATCTCGCCGAGTTACACCATCACACCCGCCTGCCCAACGATCACGGTCACGGCTGGATCGGCGTTCCAGCCCGTATTTGGCACCGCTAGCACGCAAACCACAGGTGCGAGTGCCTCGGGTATCAGTGGCACCTTCACTTGGTCACTCACTGGCATGATCCCGACGGGACTCACCATCAATGGTTCGGTCAACTCTCCACCACTGCCGCGACACCCGCAGGCCTGCACAGCAGCTTCAACATCGTGGCGACGAGTGCGAGCTATCCAACTTGCTCGGGCTCACTGCCTGGATCGCTGCGCGTTTGCCCAGTGA
- the pyrC gene encoding dihydroorotase: MTLTLPRWFDLHTHFRQGPAMAAYIQAHHDMGCAGALAMPNTQPPVARVSGAAEADAWSIESYSAELRAAGAGGFEQLIVPLYLTRQTTAAMIREGAAAGILRACKYYPPHGTTNAEHGLPMDDLIGGEVLKAMEDAGVILCIHGEQHALSGPDYLDAQQNAETQFYRERMPRLLAAHPRLRIVCEHITTRVAAEFVAAAPSHVGATITPQHLLYTLGHLIQGLKYHLYCLPIVKFQQDRAALRAAVTTAGQSKFFAGTDSAPHATKATACGCAAGCFTGGCAPQLYAMAFEQAGVDLGTQDGQTLFECFLCLNGPAFYGFPASEQCFQMEKAPSQMSLLDSPAGPITPLPLGMGLELTWRLLGPKA, translated from the coding sequence ATGACTCTCACTCTTCCGCGATGGTTTGACCTTCACACGCACTTCCGCCAAGGCCCAGCGATGGCCGCTTATATCCAGGCCCATCACGACATGGGCTGCGCGGGGGCTCTGGCGATGCCCAATACGCAGCCTCCGGTGGCTCGCGTGTCTGGCGCAGCGGAGGCAGATGCCTGGTCCATCGAGAGCTACTCGGCCGAGCTGCGGGCTGCGGGTGCGGGTGGTTTTGAGCAACTGATCGTGCCGCTCTACCTCACCCGACAGACGACTGCGGCGATGATCCGTGAAGGAGCTGCCGCAGGCATCCTGCGGGCCTGCAAATACTACCCTCCGCATGGCACCACGAATGCGGAACACGGCTTGCCGATGGATGATCTCATCGGCGGTGAGGTGCTGAAGGCGATGGAGGACGCGGGCGTCATCCTCTGCATCCACGGGGAGCAGCATGCACTGAGTGGGCCGGATTACCTCGATGCACAGCAGAATGCAGAGACGCAGTTTTACCGTGAGCGCATGCCACGGCTGCTCGCAGCGCATCCGAGGCTGCGCATCGTCTGTGAGCATATCACCACGCGTGTGGCGGCAGAGTTCGTCGCTGCTGCACCGAGTCATGTCGGCGCCACGATCACGCCACAGCACCTGCTCTACACGTTGGGGCATCTGATTCAGGGGCTGAAATACCACCTCTACTGCCTGCCGATCGTGAAGTTTCAGCAAGATCGCGCGGCTCTGCGTGCGGCGGTCACCACGGCTGGCCAAAGCAAGTTTTTCGCCGGCACGGATAGCGCTCCTCATGCGACGAAGGCCACGGCCTGCGGCTGCGCAGCGGGTTGCTTCACCGGTGGATGTGCGCCGCAGCTCTATGCGATGGCTTTTGAGCAAGCAGGAGTCGATCTGGGCACGCAGGATGGGCAGACACTCTTCGAGTGCTTCCTGTGTCTGAACGGTCCGGCCTTTTATGGCTTCCCGGCCTCGGAGCAGTGCTTTCAGATGGAGAAAGCCCCTTCGCAGATGTCGCTGCTCGATTCACCGGCTGGCCCCATCACGCCACTACCGCTGGGCATGGGCCTGGAGCTGACCTGGCGGCTCTTGGGGCCAAAGGCGTGA
- a CDS encoding glycogen/starch/alpha-glucan phosphorylase produces MESPANCPPSDSTEALKLSITNHLRFTLGAYVKSASENDWFVATSLAVRDRVMDMATKSRTLHRQEGVRRVHYLSLEYLMGRLLENNLRNSGLYDHTKQALAACGKDLDTLLAREPDMGLGNGGLGRLAACFLDSLSTLNLPAIGYGIHYEFGLFRQEFVNGKQVEHPDAWMRDGSPWKIARPSYRQNIRLYGHVVQKFDDVGHPHFEWIEGKRLLGLPWDIPIVGYDSHTVNVLRLWEAQADEDFNFQVFNEGSYTDAVREKAIAETVSKVLYPNDSTESGKELRLVQQYFFVACSLADIIRRFKGGYNLPWSEFPTTAAIQLNDTHPAVAIPELMRILVDEENLDWAQAWDICQKTFGYTNHTLLPEALETWSVSLFERVLPRHLQIIYQINQAFLSGDVEAKWPGDNEKKRALSLIEEGSGGHKAVRMAHLSVLGSHATNGVAALHTRLLCERLFPEFHALYPERFLNLTNGVTFRRWLDVCNPELSTLITESIGLGWRKDADKLRELERFATDAAFQKRFHDIKRGHKVRLAKIIQDTCGVCVSPDALFDVQIKRLHEYKRQHLNLLHIVSLYRRLLLDPQLDTAPRVFIFGAKAAPGYYLAKNIIHAINALAAKVNNDPRIGGKLKVVFLPNYGVTLAERIIPAADLSEQISTAGKEASGTGNMKLALNGALTIGTLDGANVEILEEVGDDNIFIFGLTVEEVTELRAKGYNPMDYYWASEDLRLSLDWLTSDAFTGNADDFKPLRDSLLHHGDPFLVLADYDAYVAAQEKVSVAYQNTSEWTRKAILNTARVGKFSSDRTILQYAEKVWNLPQVAVP; encoded by the coding sequence ATGGAATCCCCCGCTAATTGCCCGCCCTCCGACTCGACTGAAGCCCTCAAACTCTCCATCACCAATCACCTGCGTTTCACGCTGGGTGCTTATGTGAAGTCTGCTTCGGAGAATGACTGGTTCGTCGCCACCTCGCTCGCGGTGCGTGACCGCGTGATGGACATGGCCACGAAGTCCCGCACGCTGCACCGCCAGGAGGGGGTGCGCCGGGTGCATTACCTCTCGCTGGAGTACCTCATGGGCCGCTTGCTGGAGAATAATCTGCGCAACTCCGGCCTCTATGATCACACCAAGCAGGCCCTGGCGGCTTGTGGCAAGGATTTGGACACGCTGCTCGCACGGGAGCCGGATATGGGCCTCGGAAACGGCGGCCTCGGGCGTCTCGCTGCGTGCTTCCTCGACTCTCTCAGCACGCTGAACCTGCCCGCCATCGGCTACGGCATCCATTATGAGTTCGGCCTCTTCCGGCAGGAGTTCGTGAATGGCAAACAGGTCGAGCATCCAGACGCCTGGATGCGTGACGGCTCCCCCTGGAAGATCGCACGGCCATCGTATCGCCAAAACATCCGCCTCTATGGCCATGTGGTGCAAAAATTCGACGATGTCGGGCATCCACACTTTGAATGGATCGAGGGCAAGCGCCTGCTCGGCCTGCCGTGGGACATCCCCATCGTCGGCTATGACTCGCACACCGTGAATGTGCTGCGCCTGTGGGAAGCACAGGCGGATGAGGACTTTAATTTCCAAGTCTTCAACGAAGGCAGCTACACCGATGCCGTGCGTGAAAAAGCCATCGCCGAGACCGTGTCCAAAGTGCTCTACCCGAACGACAGCACCGAGTCCGGCAAGGAACTGCGCCTCGTGCAGCAGTACTTCTTTGTCGCCTGCTCGCTCGCCGACATCATCCGCCGCTTCAAAGGCGGCTACAACCTGCCCTGGAGCGAATTCCCCACCACGGCCGCCATCCAGCTCAACGACACGCATCCTGCCGTCGCCATCCCCGAGCTCATGCGCATCCTCGTCGATGAAGAAAACCTCGATTGGGCACAGGCCTGGGATATTTGCCAAAAAACCTTCGGCTACACGAACCACACCCTCCTCCCCGAGGCATTGGAGACCTGGAGCGTCAGCCTCTTTGAGCGAGTCCTGCCACGGCATCTCCAGATCATTTACCAGATCAATCAAGCCTTCCTCAGCGGCGACGTGGAGGCCAAGTGGCCCGGCGATAACGAAAAGAAGCGTGCGCTCTCCCTCATCGAAGAAGGCAGTGGTGGCCACAAAGCCGTGCGCATGGCCCACCTCAGCGTGCTGGGCTCCCACGCCACGAATGGTGTCGCTGCACTGCACACACGCCTGCTCTGCGAGCGGCTCTTCCCAGAATTCCACGCTCTCTACCCCGAGCGCTTCCTCAATCTCACCAACGGCGTCACCTTCCGCCGTTGGCTCGATGTGTGTAACCCTGAGCTCTCCACGCTCATCACCGAGAGCATCGGCCTCGGCTGGCGCAAAGACGCGGACAAGCTGCGTGAGCTGGAGCGCTTCGCCACCGATGCTGCCTTCCAGAAACGCTTCCACGACATCAAGCGCGGTCACAAAGTCCGCCTCGCCAAAATCATCCAGGACACCTGTGGCGTCTGCGTCAGCCCGGATGCGCTCTTTGATGTGCAAATCAAGCGCCTGCATGAGTACAAGCGTCAGCACCTCAACCTCCTCCACATCGTCAGCCTCTACCGCCGACTGCTGCTCGATCCGCAGCTCGACACAGCACCCCGCGTCTTCATTTTCGGCGCCAAGGCCGCCCCCGGCTACTACCTGGCCAAAAACATCATCCACGCCATCAATGCTCTCGCCGCAAAGGTGAACAATGACCCCCGCATCGGTGGCAAATTGAAAGTCGTCTTCCTCCCGAACTACGGCGTCACTCTCGCCGAGCGCATCATTCCCGCTGCGGATCTCAGCGAGCAAATCTCCACCGCTGGCAAGGAGGCCAGCGGCACTGGCAACATGAAGCTCGCCCTCAACGGAGCCCTCACCATCGGCACGCTCGACGGTGCCAATGTCGAAATCCTCGAAGAAGTCGGCGACGACAACATCTTCATCTTTGGCCTCACCGTCGAAGAAGTCACCGAGCTCCGCGCCAAAGGCTACAACCCCATGGACTACTACTGGGCCAGCGAAGACCTGCGCCTCAGCCTGGACTGGCTCACCAGCGACGCCTTCACCGGCAACGCAGATGACTTCAAGCCCCTCCGCGACAGCCTCCTCCACCACGGCGATCCTTTCCTCGTCCTGGCTGACTACGACGCCTACGTCGCCGCGCAGGAAAAAGTCAGCGTCGCTTACCAAAACACCTCCGAGTGGACACGGAAAGCCATCCTCAACACCGCCCGCGTCGGCAAATTCAGCAGCGACCGCACCATTCTGCAATACGCCGAGAAAGTGTGGAACCTGCCGCAAGTGGCCGTGCCATAA
- a CDS encoding RluA family pseudouridine synthase — protein sequence MPHLCHPSARLQMPTPHPSTTCPVLHEDRHLLIVDKPHGVLSHPNPKSAKPQRSAFEGRYDAEKRVFHSPGGPVHLIHRLDQDTSGVLLAAKDEKTADSLRAAFEAEQVRKTYLALCGGGGLKNDGVWLDHLATEHERHQVRTAVKRGLRPNAEAHYRLLHYSTAHRLALLEIDLITGKTHQIRVQAASRNLHLIGDDVYGHFERNKAMRKTLGARRLFLHAQILRLKHPASGQNLAITAPLPPDLIAVLAAAQIPYQTPSP from the coding sequence GTGCCGCACCTCTGCCATCCATCTGCACGTCTGCAAATGCCCACACCGCACCCCAGCACCACCTGCCCCGTCCTGCATGAGGACCGGCACCTCCTCATCGTGGACAAGCCGCATGGCGTGCTCTCGCACCCGAACCCGAAAAGCGCCAAACCACAGCGCAGCGCCTTCGAGGGCCGCTACGATGCCGAAAAGCGTGTTTTTCACTCTCCGGGTGGCCCCGTGCATCTCATCCACCGGCTCGATCAAGACACCTCCGGCGTGCTTTTGGCCGCAAAAGACGAAAAAACGGCCGACAGCCTCCGCGCGGCCTTCGAGGCCGAGCAGGTGCGCAAAACCTACCTCGCCCTCTGCGGCGGCGGTGGGCTGAAAAACGACGGCGTCTGGCTCGATCACCTCGCCACCGAGCACGAGCGCCACCAAGTCCGCACCGCCGTGAAGCGCGGCCTGCGACCGAACGCCGAAGCGCACTATCGCCTCCTTCATTACAGCACCGCGCATCGCCTCGCCCTACTGGAAATCGACCTCATCACCGGAAAAACGCATCAAATCCGCGTCCAGGCCGCCTCGCGAAACCTGCACCTCATCGGCGATGACGTGTACGGCCACTTCGAGCGCAATAAGGCCATGCGGAAGACCCTCGGAGCACGACGCTTGTTTCTTCATGCGCAGATTTTGCGGCTGAAACACCCTGCCAGTGGGCAAAACCTCGCCATCACCGCCCCGCTGCCGCCGGACCTCATCGCCGTGCTTGCCGCCGCACAGATTCCATATCAGACTCCGTCACCATGA
- a CDS encoding phosphoglycerate dehydrogenase: MRILLTTTSYQDTPGDHHALLAAQGYDIHRERGPLPEKRMLELAGDFDGFLCGDDEITLAVLEKSAPRLRVISKYGIGLDKIDVAACTERKMPVLFTPGVNHTTVAEHTFCLLLALVRNLVDSANSVRNGQWKRVTGHEIWNKTIGIVGLGRIGQEVAKRALAFGMKVHALDPYWPEKFATENGVNRHEQIETMLPHLDVLSLHANLSESTRHLVNAARLALSKPELLVVNTSRAELVHMPDVIAALDGGKLGGYATDVLDEEPPPADHPLLKHPKALITPHIGSRTYESVPRQAMRATLNLVNFLSGQPDVIQANKF, translated from the coding sequence ATGCGCATCCTCCTGACCACCACGAGCTACCAAGACACTCCCGGCGACCATCACGCCCTACTGGCGGCACAGGGCTATGACATCCATCGTGAGCGTGGCCCCCTGCCAGAGAAGCGTATGTTGGAGCTCGCGGGTGATTTTGACGGTTTCCTTTGCGGTGATGATGAGATCACCCTCGCCGTGCTGGAGAAGTCCGCCCCGCGTCTGCGGGTGATTTCAAAATACGGGATCGGATTGGATAAGATCGACGTCGCAGCCTGCACCGAGAGGAAAATGCCCGTTTTGTTCACCCCAGGCGTGAATCACACCACGGTCGCAGAGCACACATTTTGCCTGCTGCTGGCTTTGGTGAGGAATTTGGTCGATTCGGCCAATTCTGTCCGCAATGGGCAGTGGAAGCGAGTCACCGGGCATGAGATCTGGAATAAAACCATCGGCATCGTCGGTCTCGGCCGAATCGGCCAAGAAGTGGCGAAGCGGGCGCTGGCTTTTGGCATGAAAGTGCATGCGCTAGATCCCTATTGGCCTGAAAAATTCGCCACCGAGAATGGTGTCAACCGCCATGAGCAGATCGAGACGATGCTGCCCCATCTCGATGTCTTGAGCCTGCATGCGAACCTGAGCGAAAGCACGCGGCATCTCGTCAATGCTGCTCGTCTAGCTCTGTCTAAGCCGGAGCTGCTGGTGGTCAATACTTCCCGTGCAGAGCTGGTCCACATGCCAGACGTGATCGCTGCCCTGGATGGCGGCAAACTGGGCGGTTATGCGACGGACGTGCTCGACGAGGAGCCGCCGCCTGCGGATCACCCTCTCCTGAAGCATCCGAAAGCACTGATCACGCCGCACATCGGCTCACGCACCTATGAAAGCGTGCCTCGTCAGGCGATGCGGGCGACGCTGAATCTGGTGAATTTCCTCTCTGGGCAGCCAGATGTGATCCAGGCGAATAAATTCTGA
- a CDS encoding rhodanese-like domain-containing protein: MKALWQAAVILALSAIAALAVHAWHPRAPALHLVQEPLRDDEVSIPMIQERFGGAVLWIDARPQELYDAGHIPGALLLNEQAFDDQILSLLETLQRNDKPVVIYCSGQKCEASRKIMEKLRELSLVQHAFVLKGGWTAWESREQ, translated from the coding sequence ATGAAGGCCCTCTGGCAAGCTGCCGTCATTTTGGCTCTCAGCGCCATCGCTGCGCTCGCTGTGCATGCATGGCATCCGCGTGCTCCAGCGCTGCATTTGGTCCAGGAGCCTCTTCGGGACGATGAAGTCTCCATCCCGATGATCCAGGAGCGTTTCGGCGGTGCTGTATTATGGATCGACGCACGGCCCCAGGAGCTCTACGACGCCGGCCACATCCCTGGAGCCCTCCTTTTGAACGAACAGGCCTTCGATGACCAGATCCTCTCCCTCCTGGAGACACTCCAGCGCAATGACAAGCCCGTCGTCATCTACTGCAGCGGCCAAAAATGCGAAGCGAGCCGCAAAATCATGGAAAAACTGCGTGAGCTAAGCCTCGTGCAGCACGCCTTTGTCCTCAAAGGCGGTTGGACTGCCTGGGAAAGCCGCGAGCAGTGA
- a CDS encoding DUF1573 domain-containing protein, whose protein sequence is MMKNILTYSLLLMLVAAARAELALETPVIEVKAKPVDEEVTSVFKFRNKGSKPVKILSLHSGCSCLKAELDKTVYAPGEEGSGTAVFSLGSFVGRHEKILQVMTDDPEQAEWEITFVLDIPEVVSIEPKTLQWWIGEEPTEKTTKMLILGDEPMKLLKLTSTRENVDFSWKEVKPGREYLISIKPKTTKEVTLGALKIETESKVPKFQRHLAFFSIYNKPADAAATPSDTK, encoded by the coding sequence ATGATGAAAAACATCCTCACCTACTCCCTTCTGCTCATGCTCGTCGCGGCGGCACGGGCTGAGCTAGCGCTGGAAACGCCCGTCATCGAAGTCAAAGCCAAGCCTGTGGACGAAGAGGTGACCTCCGTCTTCAAATTCCGCAACAAAGGCAGCAAACCCGTCAAAATCCTCAGCCTCCATAGCGGCTGCTCATGCCTGAAAGCTGAGCTGGACAAAACCGTCTATGCACCCGGTGAGGAAGGCAGCGGCACCGCTGTTTTTAGCCTCGGTAGCTTTGTCGGCCGGCACGAAAAAATCCTCCAAGTCATGACGGACGACCCAGAGCAGGCCGAATGGGAAATCACCTTCGTCCTCGACATCCCAGAAGTCGTCAGCATCGAGCCCAAGACGCTGCAATGGTGGATCGGTGAAGAACCCACCGAAAAGACCACCAAGATGCTCATCCTCGGCGATGAGCCGATGAAGCTCCTCAAACTGACCTCCACCCGCGAAAATGTGGACTTCTCCTGGAAGGAAGTGAAGCCCGGACGCGAGTATCTCATCTCCATAAAACCAAAGACGACGAAGGAAGTCACCCTCGGAGCACTCAAAATCGAAACCGAGAGCAAAGTGCCAAAATTCCAGCGCCATCTCGCTTTCTTCAGCATCTACAACAAGCCAGCAGATGCCGCCGCGACACCCTCTGACACGAAATGA